A window of Flammeovirga kamogawensis genomic DNA:
AACTTCAGAATATTTAAAAATATACAATCAGGTTGGTGCTGAATGGGGGTGGACAGGTAGAGTCTTAATGTCTGATCAAGAATTATCTTCTTGGCTAGTATCTGATAATTGCAAACTACTTACTTTAATAGTTGATGAAGAAATTGCTGGTTTTATTGAATTTGATATTTCAAACCGAAAATCTATTGAAGTGGCCTACTTTGGATTACTACCTGCATTCATTGGTCAAAAATTAGGTTTATCTTTTTTAATGGAAAGCATTAGAGAAGTTGAAGAAGAATTAAAAGCTAAAGAAGTTTGGCTACATACTTGCCAATTTGATCATCCATTTGCTATTCAGGTTTATCAAAAAGCTGGTTTTTCAGTTATTAATGAATCTATTGATGATGAGCCTTATGAAGAAGCATTTTTGATAAAAAATAATTATAAATTCTAATCAATAATTTCGCATCATAAAAAAATATAGAAATGAAAAAAATCTGTTTTGCCACTAATAATGTAAATAAGCTGAGAGAAATTCAGCAACAACTAGAAGGCCTTTATCAAGTTGTGAGTTTGAAAGAAATAAATTGTGAAGAAGAACTGCCTGAAACACAAGAAACATTAGAAGGAAATTCTTTACAAAAAGCACAATATGTATGGGATAATTATGGTGTTAGTTGTTTTGCTGATGATACTGGACTTGAAATTAATGCCTTAAATGGAGAACCTGGTGTATATTCTGCAAGATATGCCGGACCACAAAGGGATAGTGAAGATAATATGGATCTTGTTCTTAAAAACCTTGAAGACAAAGATGATAGAAGCGCAAGGTTTAGAACAGTGATCACTTTGCTTTGGGATGGAAATGTTGAACAAGTTGAAGGTGTTGCTGAAGGTGATATTATCACAAAAAGAACAGGCGATGAAGGGTTTGGCTATGATCCTATTTTTAAATCTAAAGGACATGAACGTACTTTTGCTCAATTATCGTCTAAAGAGAAAAATGAAATTAGCCATAGAGGAAAAGCTGTTGTAAAATTAATTGAATTACTAAAAGATAAAGTTTAGTGATTACCTTTACAGCATTTACAATTCTTTATTCACTATGAATTTAGATTATACATTTCTGATTTTTTTATAATGAAACAACTATCAATACAAACAAAAAAGGAATTTAGAAATTTTGGACTCGCTTTTGGCTTAGGTTATTTATTAGTTCAAATTCTACCTTTAATTTATGGACTTACAACCGCAGAAGTAGATATTTTTAAGATCATTGGTTTGATTTTGATAAGTCCTTTTAGCTCTCCTACTATTTTATTTTTTGGTATTGCTATCCTAAAAAGATATAACGAAAAATCTTTATTTTGGGTAGGTATTATTGGTGTATGGGTTAGTGTGATGATGAACCTCTACATTCAACATGGCGGCGATACTATATTTCTTGATACTATTTTTAGAAATCTAATTAGAAAAGGATTAGCAATGATTCTGTCTTTATTAGTACTCCGTTTTTTCTTCCAAAAAACAGATTTTATCCGTCTAATAATTGGATTTGGAGCAACTGTAATTTTAGCTGTAATTAATTCATTTGCCACTTTTAATGATCAATTAACTACAGATATGATTCTACAACAATCTATTTGGGGTGCATTATTTTATGTCTTTTCATTGAGTTTAGGCTATACACTTTTCACTATATTTAAAAGTAATGATGATAGTAGTGATGAAACTGCAGAAGCTGAAATACCAGTTTTCAAGTCATCTCAGTTAGTATTTTACTTTATGATTTTTGGAATATATTTTTCTGATTTATGGAGTAGTGGAAATGCATGGCAAATGCAATTAAATCTTCTCTTTCAATTACTTTTTGCTTGTATTGGTATTATTTACTTCAGTAAAAATATTATTACAATTGGAATGGCATTATCGATAGTTTCTTTAATTGGAAGAATAATATCTTTCTATAATGATATGAGTATAATGAATATTGTAGGTGTTGGATTCTCTTTATTATTACTTGCTCTTTTTGAATTATCAAGAAGACAAGAGAATAAAATAATGAACGGATCAGTAGCAAGGAGAAAAAAATAACTATATAAATAAAAAATGGTCTTAGTTTCTAGAAACTAAGACCATTTTTTATATCGAAAAGTTAATTACTTTCCCATTTTTTGTTGTAAGCATTGCCAAAGTACAACTCCAATAGTAATTGATACATTTAGAGAATGTTTTGTTCCAAACTGAGGAATTTCTAAAGCCATATCAGATGCAGCAATTGCTTCATCACTTACTCCCATTACTTCATTACCAAATACTAAAGCTATTTTTTCTTCTTTAGTAGTTGTAAAATCTTGAAGTAAAGTACTGCCTTCTACTTGTTCTACAGCAATTACTTTGTATCCTTCTTTTTTAAGAGAAGCAATAGCATCTACTGTTTCATCAAAATGTTCCCAAGTAACAGTATCTTGAGCTCCTAGTGCAGTTTTATGAATATCTCTATGAGGAGGTTTCCCCGTGATTCCACAAAGCACCACCTTTTCAATTGCAAAGGCATCACCTGTTCTAAAAGACGATCCTACATTATTTAAGCTTCTAATATTATCAAGAACAACAACAATATTATTTTTCTCTTGTACTTTAAATTCTTCGGCACTAACTCTATTGAGTTCGTCCATGCTTAACTTTCTCATCAAAATATATTTTAATCTCCTTCTGGATAATGACTCATTCTTCTGCGTTCAATCTTGTTCATTGCCAGCTCTCTATTAGACGACAATGTATTGTACGTTTCTTGGTCTTCAATTAATTGAACATCTCTTTCCATGTATTTGAAAATAGTTTCAACAATACCAGAAATTTCTTCTTTAATTGAATAGAAAGACCATTGATCTATTTTTCTAACGTTTAACAACCCTGCATTTTTCATATAAATCAAATGCCTAGATGTTTTTGTTTGAGTATAATCCAATACTAATTCAATATCAGAAATACACATTTCTTCATTAGTATGAAGTAAATTTATTATTCTTATTCTCGACTCCTCTCCTAAGGCCTTCATTATCTGAGTACCTATAGATAAATTGAAGTGTTTCAGCTTCATAATTACAATGCTTTAATTCGCGTTTGCAAATATACAAATCTCTATTTCAATCTGTATAGAATAGTCAATAATACCTCTTTATTAACTTTTGTTTCAATTAATTGAAATTTCACATTAACAAGATATAACTATTCTAAGAAGATGTACATTTTGTTATTGAAAATTTCATGATTTATAATTAAACCGTTATACTTGAATAGGTAAAGATAATAGGTTAGTCACCTATTATATGGCATGATACACCAGTAACATTAACCAGTTGTGGAAAGACATTCGATAAATATTGAATGTCTTTTTTTTATGCTAAAAGACTAAAAGATTAAAATCTCTTCTTTCTATGTAGTTACAATTTTCATTTTGAATCAACTAGTGATTATCTTCGCGTAATTATTAATATAGATATGATAGAAAGAACAATAAAAATCGGTACTCGTAAAAGTAAACTTGCGTTATGGCAAGCGGAACATGTTAAATCTCTTTTAGAGCAGAATAACATGAATGCTGAATTAGTATTGATAGAAACGAAAGGCGATAAAATTCTTGACCGTTCGTTATCAAAGATTGGTTCTAAAGGTGTTTTTACTGAGGAATTAGAAGAACAACTTCGTAATGGAGGTATTGATATTGCTGTTCATAGTGCAAAAGACATGCAAGCCTCTTTAGGTGATGATTTCGAATTAATTGCCTTTACAGACAGAGAGGAATGTCATGATGTTTTTGTGAGTCATAAATCTGGACTTACAATAGATCAGAATACAGATATAGTTATAGGTACATCTTCTGTAAGAAGAGTAGCAATGCTTAAAAAATATTATCCTAAAGCTAAAATTGTTGATGTAAGGGGTAATTTACAAACAAGAATTAAAAAAATGGAAGATGGCCTATGTGATGTACTTATGCTTGCCTATGCGGGTGTACACAGAATGGGATACAACAACATGATTGTACATGAGCTTCCTGTAGATACATTTACTCCTGCAACGGGACAAGGCTGTGTTGCTATTGAAGCAAGTACAGGATTAGCTGTTGAGGTAAAAGACGCTATCCGCTCTGCAATCAATAATGAAAAAACAGAAACTTGTGTACGTGCTGAGCGTGCTTTCCTAAAGGAATTGCAAGGCGGTTGTAGTATTCCTGCTTTTTGTTTAGCAAAATGGGCATCTAAATCAGAGATTACTATAACGGGTGGATTGGCTAAGCCAGATGGTTTACCTCAATTAAGATATACATATACTGTTCCTGCAATTGAAGCAAATGAAACAGGAACTAAAATTGCCAAAGAAACATTGGCCAATGGTGGTGCAGAGCTTTTAGCTCAACTAAAAAATTAACAAGCAATTTCGCAGCTATTTATATGAAAGGTTTATTAGATCAGCAGTTTGGACAAGGAGAAATTGTAATTTCTAAAGTTGATGATTTAATCAACTGGGCGAGACTATCTTCTTTATGGCCATTAGGATTTGGATTAGCATGTTGTGCTATCGAGATGATGACAACTTTTGCTTCCAATTATGACTTAGATAGATTTGGAGTTATTCCAAGAGCTACTCCACGTCAATCAGATGCCATGATTATTTCTGGTACAGTAACTTTTAAAATGGCTGACCGTGTTCGTAGATTATATGAACAAATGGCGGAACCCCGTTATGTAATTTCAATGGGTAGCTGCTCCAATTGTGGTGGTCCATATTGGGAACATGGATATAATGTTGTTAAGGGAGTTGATAGAATTATTCCTGTTGATGTTTATGTTCCTGGATGTCCTCCAAGACCAGAAGCATTAATAGGTGGTATCTTAAAATTACGTGATCAAATTCGTGAAGAAACATTGATGGCTCCTACTGCAGTTGAAAAATTAATGAACAAAGCAAAAGTATAATCATGACAACAGAGGAAATAGCTGCATTAATTGAAGAAAACATTACCGATTGTACACTATCTGTTGATACAAAATTACCTCAGCAAGAAATTACAATTCCATCAGAAAAAATTACTGAGGTTTGTTCTTTTCTAAAGGGTAATCAAACAACATTTTTTGATACACTTTCTTGCTTAACTGGAATAGATAACGGACCAGATAAAAATACGATGGAGGTTATTTATCATCTTTATTCTATTCCTAATAGCTTTAGAGTTACTTTAAAAGTTGTGTTAGATAGACAGAATCCACATATACCTTCTGTAGTTCCTGTTTGGAGAGCTGCTGATTGGCACGAACGTGAAGCGTATGATTTAGTAGGTATGACTTTCGATAATCATCCCGATTTAAGGCGTATTCTATCTCCTGATGATTGGGTTGGACACCCTCTCCAGAAAGATTACACACCAGAAGAGAGATACCATGGAATTAAAGTAAAATACGAAAAGGATTAACATAATTAATCCTTCTAAATAAAGTAAGCCGAGCCATTTTAAATGACTCGGCTTTTATATTTTTAAATCTTAGTCTTAACTAAGGAATTACTTCTAAAAAGAAGTAACCCTTGTTAGTTAATATAGATAAGACTAGATTATATAGTCGTGTTTACGATTATTAACAACCAAATATAATCATATTAATTCTGAATATATACTAATCGTTATAAAACTTTTATGCATGTAACATTATAAGTATTTATACAAATAAAAAAATCCGATCAACTATATTAATTGATCGGATTATATATGTAGATTTTAAAATCTATTCCCATTCAATAGTTGCTGGTGGTTTAGAGCTAATATCATATACTACTCTGTTTACACCTTTTACTCTATTGATGATATTGTTACTAATTTCTGCAAGGAACTCATAAGGTAAGTGTACCCAATCTGCAGTCATACCATCTAAAGATGAAACTGCTCTTAAGGCTACTACTTTTTCATATGTACGCTCATCACCCATAACTCCTACAGAGTTAACAGGTAAAAGCATTGCTCCTGCTTGCCATACATCATTATATAAACCATGGTCTTTTAAACCTTGAATAAAGATATGGTCAACTTCCTGAAGAATTTCAACTTTTTCTGCAGTTACATCACCCAAAATACGGATACCTAAACCAGGACCAGGGAAAGGATGTCTGCCTAAAATTTCTTGAGGAATATTTAAAGCCTTACCCACTAAACGTACTTCATCTTTAAATAAAGTATTTAATGGTTCTACAACTTTTAATTTCATATAATCAGGTAAACCACCTACATTATGATGAGATTTAATTGTTGCTGAAGGACCTTTTACAGATACAGATTCGATTACATCAGGGTAGATTGTTCCTTGACCTAACCATTTTGCATTTTCAACTAACTTTGATTCAGCTTCAAATACATCAACAAAGATTTTACCAATAGCTTTACGCTTATCTTCCGGATCAGTTTTACCTTCTAATTCTTTATAGAATAAATCCTTAGAATTTACACCTTTAACATTAAGACCTAAACCGTGGTAAGATTCTAATACAGATTCAAATTCGTTTTTACGAAGTAAACCGTTATCAACAAAAATACAATATAGGTTTTTACCAATAGCTCTATGTAGTAAAACTGCTGCTACAGAAGAATCTACTCCACCAGACAAACCTAATATTACACGGTCATCTCCAAGTTTTGCTTTTAGTTCTGCTACAGTACTATCTACAAAAGATTCTGGCGTCCAATCTTGCTTACATTCACAAACACCTACTACAAAATCCTGAAGCATAAACTTACCGTCTTTTGAGTGAGTTACTTCTGGGTGAAATTGTAATCCAAAAGTTTCTTCGCCAAGAATTCTGTATGCTGCTACAGGTATACTTGTAGTACTAGCAATTACTTTGAAGGTATCAGGAAGATTAAGGATAGTATCACCATGCGACATCCATACTTGAGTATCTTCTGGTATTCCTTTCATCATAGGGCTAGTATGATCTATGAAATCAAGGTTTGCACGACCGTACTCACGGTGCTCTGAACGTGCGACAGTTCCTCCATTTTGATGAGCAAGCATCTGTGCGCCAAAACACACACCTAGAAGAGGCATTTTTCCGCGGATATCGGAAACGTCGAAGTTTGGTGCATCTTCTTCTAAAACTGAGTGAGGGCTACCTGAAAGGATAACACCCTTGTACTCAGAATGATCAATCTTCGGTTCGTGATTGTAAGGAAAAATCTCACAATAAACATTTAACTCTCTTACACGTCTAGCAATTAGCTGTGTATACTGAGAACCGAAGTCATAAATTAGGATCTTGTCCATAATAAGGATTGGTATTCAGAGATTATTTTTAGATGCATGCAAAGATGATGTTTTTTATTGAAAAAGTGATACTTCTCATGATAAAATAATAAAAGGAGTAATGTTGAATAAAAAAAAAACACCCTACACCTGTGAAGATGTAGGGTGTTAAACCTAATTACTTATATTTTAAACTCAAAGCTTAAGGAATAGGGTTACCATTTTCATCCACAGCTACTTGAGTACCTTTTGTCATATCCCACCATACAGGGTTATTCAAATTATCACCTTGGAACTCTCCTGAACCTGTAAAGCCAGCTTCAGAATTAAGTACCTCAACGCCAGAATTATATGAAGATAAATTCAAAGTTTGCTCATCAGTTGGGTAAGGGCGACGAACTGGAATATCTCCATTTCCTCTGTCATGACCTGCAACAGGAGATCTTAAGACACCAAAGTCAAGACGTCTCCATTCGATCCACCCCTGATGACCTTGCATATAAAGTGCAATCCATTTTTGAATACCTAAAGAAGTTTTCCAGTTTGCAGCATCATACGGATGAGCAATTACATAAGCATCAATATCTGCTTGTGCAATTGTTCTTGTCATACCAGCTAAAGTAGCTTGAGCATTCCAGAATTCCATTGATGCTCTAATACCTGCCTCATATTGCGATGCAGCTAATGTAGTGTTACTAGCTCTCTGAGCTGCTTCCGCTAAAGCAAAGCATACCTCTGGGTAAGAAATATAAATACCCGGAGCTTTTTCATATAATGTAGCTTGTGATGGCTGTGAATATTTAGAAATATCTAAATTATTTGCAGTATTATCATCAAGACCATAGATTACGCCTTCATATTTAGGAGTTGGTACCCAATCTGCTGGAGCATCCTCTGGAGGAGTCATTGACTCTTCTGTAGGGTCAAAATATAACATCATACGAGGATCAGACATATCAGACAATAGATCAACCATTGTATTACTAGCTGCAAAATCTGCACGTGTCTTACGGTCCTCATTAAGAGGATTATTATGAGGAGCTGATCCAAAAATTAATGTTGCATTATCTTCATTACCAGCAATAAAACCACCTTCTGCTACAACTTCTGCTAATTTCACACCATTATCTCGGTCTGCCATTCTCAAAGCTATACGTAATTTTAGTGATTGAGCAAATTTTGACCATTTAGCCATATTACCTCCATAAATCACATCTCCATCAACACCAGTACTAGAAACTATTTTACCTTGTGCTTCAGATAACTCAGTTAATAAGCTAGAATAAATCATTTCCTGCTTATCGTAGGTAGGTGCTACAATATCATTTCCTTGAAGAGCCTCTGTGTAAGGCACCGGTCCCCAAATATCAGTGATTAGATGCATTAACCATACTCGTGTAATTTGTGCTACCGCATATTGGTTAGAAGCTCTGTCTTTAGTCTCGCCAACAATTGCATCATTTCCTAAAATTTCTGATGCTATATCCATACTTGCCTTTAAGTCTTTTAAACCACCCGCAGCAAAATAACTAATCCATTGACCGTTAACAGAAGAATCTCTATAACGGAAACGGCTTTCAGATGGATAAGCTTGTTGAGACCAATATTGTGAGTATACTAATCCAAAACGTCCATTTGCCCATTCATCCCAAACATTTTCCATTGCATACTTCTGACCAGATGTCAATAAGTAAGAAGCAGGGACCTCCGAAGGGTTGTTTGGATCTACATTTAGTTCTTCAAGGTCTGTACATGCAAACATTGCTGCTGCCATACTTCCTGCTACAAGAACTGTCTTTAATTTATTTATAAATTTCATTATTGTCTTCTTTAAAAATATTAAGCTAATATTCTACCTAACAACACATTATAAATGTATGTTGTTAGGTTTAGGTAAAAGGGTTTTTAGAAGTCTAATTTCAAATTGAAACCCCAAGATTTTGTTGTCGGAACAGCACCACCTTCGATACCTTGTACGTTACCTGAGTTGTTAGCAAATTCAGGATCAATATGAGGTACATTAGAATGGATGATCCATAAGTTTCTACCTGTAACCGAGAAAGTTGCACCATAAGCACCAATTTTCTTTGTGATATTAGAAGGTACTCTATATGATAATGCTAACTCTTTTAATTTCACATATGACGCATCATACATATTTGCTTCTGCAATGATATAACCACCATTCGCATAGAAGTGATAAGGAGCAGAAATAGATGTTGTGTTTTGAGTTCCATCTTCAAGAACTCCATCAACTACGATACCATCTTCACGAATATTATTTTCAGCAGTTTCAGCCATAATACCTGAATAATTACCCCACATGTTAGTTGTAGAGAATAATTTACCACCAAAACGCATATCTAATAATACTCTTAATGAAATACCTTTATATGTAAATGTGTTTGAAAGACCACCAGTCCAATCAGCTAAAGAAGAACCTAAATTAACTAATTCATCAGTAGGAATATATGCTCCATCAGCACCCACTAATTTTTCTCCTTGATCATTTCTTTGGTAACCAGTACCTCTAATTTGACCATAAGATTGACCTTCAGTAGCATTTACCGAAACTGCGAATGGTGCATTAGCTAAACGTAAGTTATCAAGACCATCTGCTAATTTTACAAGCTCATTGTAGTTTTTAGCATAGTTAAAACCAACATCCCATCTGAATCCACTTTCAGTCATTACAGGTGTAGCATTTAAAGCTAATTCAACACCTTGGTTTAACATTTCACCAGCATTAATAATTTGACGAGTATAACCCGTTGAGCCAGAAGTTGGTACATCAATAATTTGATCTGTAGAAACATTCTTATAAACCGTTGCATCAAATCCTAAACGATCATTGAAGAAACGCATATCTAAACCTAACTCTAACGATGTAGTTTGTTCTGGTTTAATATTAGAATTATTTAATGTATTAGGAACATAATAAATAGGGTTACCATTGAAAGCTCCTCTAGAATCAGCTGAATAAGTCTGATTTACACTATATGGATTTGTATCATTACCTACTTGCGCCCAACCTAAACGTACTTTACCAAAAGAAACTACTTTTGAATCAGCAAGACTTCCTAATTCTGAGAAAACTACTGATCCAGAAACTGCAGGATACAAATAAGTATTATTATTTGCAGGTAAAGTAGAAGATTCATCTGCTCTTAAAGAAGCATCAACGAAGAATGTATTTCGGTACCCTAAAGAAGCACTACCAAAAACTGAATTTACTTGCTTATCAGTACCACTATCAACAGTTTGGACAGGGCCATTTGAATTTGATGTTGTATATAATCCAGGTACTGAAAGACCATTTGAAGTACCTTGATAATTTCTACGGTATTTATTTGTTCTGATATTTCCACCTACAAATGCATTTAATGAAAGCTCATTTGAAAATGTTTTATCATAACGAACCATTGCTTCGTAATTAGTTTCTTGAACTGACCTAACATCTTCACTATACTCAGAAATAGCTTGAGAACCTACTGCGATTCTTTCTCTTCTGTAATCAGTGTAGTAATCAGTCATTACTTTTGCACTTGCTGAGAAACCACCATTAAATTGGTAATTTAAGCCAACGTTACCATAAAAACGATTTCTATCATCATCTTGGAAATTTTCGTTACGTACCCAATATGGGTTATCTGAATACTTTGGAGCTGCATCTGTTGCAGATTTTCTATTCCAAGTTCTTTGAGTACCATCAGGGTTTTTATATTGCTTCATTTGAGCATCATCCCACTGACGTTGTCCCCATTGATTAAATTGTTGCATTACGTTGTTTCCATCATATCCTGTACCTGGACGTCCTAAAGCTTTAGAACCAACATAATTTGCTCCAACATTTACTTTTAATTTATCAGTTAAATTTTGAGTTGCATTCAAACTAAAGTTATCTCTTTGCATCTCACTGTTAGGGAAAACACCTTGGATATCATAGTTTGTATATGACAGTCTGAAGCTTGACTTTTCTGTGTTACCTGTTAAAGAAACACCAATATTAGAAGTTACACCTGTATTAAAGAAATCTTTAACGTTATTTGGATGAGCTACCCAAGGAGTACCTTTACCATAATCAGGGTGCCATTCATCAAAAGAATACCATTGTCTTGCTAATGTACCATCTAAAGCTGGTCCCCAAGATTCATCTACTGCGTAAGCTACATATGGAACTCCATTAGCGTCTGTACCGCCAGGGAAAGCTCCACCACCGCCACCACCGTAGCCATTTTGGTAATCAGGTAATTTCAATACTGATTCAAAAGAAACGCCTGCATTTACAGAAACGCCAATTTTATTACTTTTTGCACCTTTGCCTGATTTAGTTGTAATCATAACAACACCATTGGCAGCTCTAGAACCATACAAAGCTGCTGCAGAAGCACCTTTTAGTACTGACATACTCTCAATATCATCAGGGTTAATATCTTGTGCAGCGTTACCGTAATCATAACCACCAGCTCCTCTTTCTTGATTTGCAGATGTAAAGTTTGAGTTATCAATTGGTACACCATCAACAACAAATAACGGTTGGTTATTACCTGATACAGAATTTACACCACGAATAACAATACGTGACGAACCACCCATTGCTCCACTTGAAGAAACTTGTACACCTGCAACTTTACCTGCAAGACCATCTACCATGTTAGCAGATTTTACTTCAGACATTTCCTCACCTGAAACATTTTGAACAGCATAACCTAAAGATCTTTCGTCTCTTTCTACACCAAGTGCAGTTACAACTACTTCATCTAATTGTTCAACATCTTCTTCTAATGAAATTGACATTGTTGATTGGCTACCAACTGTTTGTTCAGAAGTTTTATAACCAATAAGTCTAAATTGTAATATAGGATTTTCACCAGTAACCATTAAGCGGTATTCACCGTCAATATTTGTTACAGTACCCTGAGTTGTCCCTTTAACGACAACAGTAACACCTGGAAGAGCTTCTCCTGAAGCATCTTTAATTACACCAGATATTGATCTCTCTTGTGCAAACGTGGCAAAAACCATTGTAAACATA
This region includes:
- a CDS encoding SusC/RagA family TonB-linked outer membrane protein — encoded protein: MKKALLLVSLMFTMVFATFAQERSISGVIKDASGEALPGVTVVVKGTTQGTVTNIDGEYRLMVTGENPILQFRLIGYKTSEQTVGSQSTMSISLEEDVEQLDEVVVTALGVERDERSLGYAVQNVSGEEMSEVKSANMVDGLAGKVAGVQVSSSGAMGGSSRIVIRGVNSVSGNNQPLFVVDGVPIDNSNFTSANQERGAGGYDYGNAAQDINPDDIESMSVLKGASAAALYGSRAANGVVMITTKSGKGAKSNKIGVSVNAGVSFESVLKLPDYQNGYGGGGGGAFPGGTDANGVPYVAYAVDESWGPALDGTLARQWYSFDEWHPDYGKGTPWVAHPNNVKDFFNTGVTSNIGVSLTGNTEKSSFRLSYTNYDIQGVFPNSEMQRDNFSLNATQNLTDKLKVNVGANYVGSKALGRPGTGYDGNNVMQQFNQWGQRQWDDAQMKQYKNPDGTQRTWNRKSATDAAPKYSDNPYWVRNENFQDDDRNRFYGNVGLNYQFNGGFSASAKVMTDYYTDYRRERIAVGSQAISEYSEDVRSVQETNYEAMVRYDKTFSNELSLNAFVGGNIRTNKYRRNYQGTSNGLSVPGLYTTSNSNGPVQTVDSGTDKQVNSVFGSASLGYRNTFFVDASLRADESSTLPANNNTYLYPAVSGSVVFSELGSLADSKVVSFGKVRLGWAQVGNDTNPYSVNQTYSADSRGAFNGNPIYYVPNTLNNSNIKPEQTTSLELGLDMRFFNDRLGFDATVYKNVSTDQIIDVPTSGSTGYTRQIINAGEMLNQGVELALNATPVMTESGFRWDVGFNYAKNYNELVKLADGLDNLRLANAPFAVSVNATEGQSYGQIRGTGYQRNDQGEKLVGADGAYIPTDELVNLGSSLADWTGGLSNTFTYKGISLRVLLDMRFGGKLFSTTNMWGNYSGIMAETAENNIREDGIVVDGVLEDGTQNTTSISAPYHFYANGGYIIAEANMYDASYVKLKELALSYRVPSNITKKIGAYGATFSVTGRNLWIIHSNVPHIDPEFANNSGNVQGIEGGAVPTTKSWGFNLKLDF